Below is a genomic region from Anoplopoma fimbria isolate UVic2021 breed Golden Eagle Sablefish chromosome 20, Afim_UVic_2022, whole genome shotgun sequence.
ATGAAGCACGGCCTTCATCAGGTGCACTGAACAGCTGTACGTATTTGGATAGGCAGGTCAATTGGGGTCCTGTAATGCAAATTTTCAGAGGGCAAATGCGTTCTTGTAATTGGGGTATTACCCATAAAGCCCAGTAGAGGGCTCCTTCTGTGCTTTTACAACCAGGGTTACAATATTCTTACCTGCAATCTTCATCTTACTAATTGTTAtataacaacaaatacaacagtgACATCATGTGTCCTACTGTATTCGGTATGGAAGAGAAGATCATCTCCTCTGAtggatttatttagttttcacCTTTTCAGCTGTGTGATGCTCTTTGTGTCTGTaagcaaagaagaaaatctgcaaataaagaaacaatggATGAATTCCATTTCTAGTGATGTCATTTCAAACTTTGGCCTCCTTTTTGGACCGTTTCTAAAATTATCTTTGagcttttctttcctgtctttcctgcttgtgtattttgtgaccagcagagggcatTTCATGGTTTCATGATGATGCCAGCCACTTCTGTAGGTCCACTCTTCAACTTTGCAAGGTCCAGCTGCTATTTGTGAACAGACTGTTTGACAGCAGTGATTGAGTTTTAATTGGAGATCACCTGGGTGTGTTTATCTCTAGCAACACAAACAATAAGACTTCAATTTCCTTCAATCATTTCCTTCTCCTGCTAATTTACATAGTGGAGTCTTAATACAATGAAATGATTGTACTGTTATGTCAGTATTCCACAGTTGAAGCTATATTTTATGGGGTTATAGATGCTGATAGGAGTAGGAGATAATAGGTATTTATatatgttgtgtatatataaatatatacaacatcTTACAatcaaaaaatacacatttaccattttctaaacaaaaaaaggatatgTTTGGTTCTAAATACGCTGTTACCTTCAAGTTGTTAACGCCTGTAATACAATATTAAATGTCTGCCAATGGGATATTTTCATTAGCTTTTGGGTTATTACAGAAAATTTGTTCTTTGCAAAACACAAGTTGTTACTACGTTTTTTCAGCAatataatcttcacaaatgaacaacacTTTTATGATACTTGAAACATACCTTATAAGGACTCATTCCTGTAGCTCTCTATAACACACTTCCACTCTCCGCTAATTTGTTTGTAATATGGCGGACCCTccacgcaaacacacaaacagagtggTAGTTGGTAGGGATTGtagaaaatataacaaaataaatgataacaaatataacaaatcaataacaaaataacaataattattgtgtaaaatgttggtTACAGTGgattttttctcaaaatattgaAAGAGGTTACCCCAAACCACCTCACCTATGGACACATCCCATTCTCCTACAACAGGTTTTAAGATATCTGAGATGTAGCTGGATGCAAAATCAAAGTTCCGCACAAATGTCATGGTATATATGCAATTGGACAACACATTTGTCAAGCTAATGGTTTTATCAAACTGATTTCACCCCAAGAGGAATAAGCTCACAGGGAAGTCAATACATTCCATAAAGACAATTGGCACATGTTAGTCATGTGTCTTTCAGCATATGCATTTATGAAAACTTAACACTTAATAAAACAGGAGTTTTTTCCCATTTCTGActtattgttttgctttgtccCCCTTAATATAGAACTGCAGATTAAATAATCCCCTCTAAGGGATTTACCTAGTTTTTCAACAAGCCAAAAGACTTTCAGCATTATTTCTTGGCAGATACAGACATGTTTACGGTCAGGGACCATTTCCTTGTGTGGCTCATTTGCAAAGATAAAATTAACAATCAGGTATGGATAAAAGAATGTCACCAGGTACCAGATGGTCAGGTAGGGTGGTCATTTATTGTGATGTCGGGAAGTAATGAAACACAGACTTTAATAACccagaacaaaataataaataaaccagaaagATCACCTCTCCATTTTAGATTCCAGGACTGACCTTTGTTGAACttgaagatgtttttatgtagatttcattatttatttatgcgcTCACAAGGAAATACACCATTGATTCATCATAAAACACAATCATGATCCAAGTCattgttttcacagttttcacacctttttgttcagtttattcAACACTTGTAATTGGAAAATTAATACCTTGGACTTTCATGACAGCACTATAccttcctttatttattttaccagtTAAAGACTGCTGGTATtgtgagtctgtctgtctgtgtatgggtgtgtctttgtgtatgtttgtgtgtgtcatcattGCACCTACCTTAGCACAATCTACCGCAGAGGCGGTTTTAAGCACTTTGCCAGCAATAACGTTTGACACAGTGCAAGATGCAATCACACAAATTAACAGATGTGTGTTTTAGATCAATATGAAAGCTAAGTTCGAAAATGGCCGTGGTCTGATCGTTTGTGCCTCAGGGAAAGCCATTTCCCAAAGAACGTAAGCTGCTCGTCATTCTGCCGAGAGCTAACTACAGAACTGTAACAAGCGCTTCGCTCTCGtcttttttcctgtaaaacagGACATTATTATTTGCTTGCTTGTCCTGCCACCCGGGACTTGCAACAATTGCAGGATGTCATTCATCAACTCAATCAGCACCTCACCCTACTGCCCTCAGGCTGCAGGTTCACATTCCCAAGGTGCAGAAAGAATCCCTTCGTTAAAGCCATAGCCGCCTAAAATAGCATGTCCCATTGAATAGACCTTATTGTTGTCTGTCATTGGGTGCTGTTGAATCTATGGCTGTCTGACATGTGCAGCGCTGTGGAGATGAATTTTCCCTTAGGGAAAATAAAGTCTTCAGTTTCAGAAAaccctttctctctttatatatcAACCACTTATGCAAAAATAGAGTTTGCCCACTCTAAGGACTTTTcgtcaattacttttttaagttCAGGTactaactttaaaatgtactttggtGGCCCAAACCTAATCAAAAATACTGTTTCAATGATTTAGATTTAAATTTATCAGGAAAGATACAGCTCTACTCATATGCACTTATTGGGGTATACCCGTGCTATTGTTCAACTGGCAGAGGTTGTCAAGTAGAAATGTTAGGGTGTGTGCGTAGGAGCTTGCATGGTGAGGGATGTTTTAaatccaatatatatatatatttggtctGCAAGAGCTGGTTGCCTAGTAGGATCTGCACAAGAGCTGGACCTATTTGATAAAGAGACCATTGTTCAGTTCAAAGAGTCACGGTTACTAAAATATTAGTTTAGTCTGAAATGAGATAAGAAAaccttgaaaatgaaacatttgtttaaaaaatatttgttgtgtaatttaaacattttgataagacaaagtaatgtaatgtgtattgatatttaattttctttattttcctacacatttttcattatacTGGTCCAGGAAATTTCAGTAGCATTTTTCTTGAAATGAGCGActtatgtttatgttaaaaatatgTAGAATTTGTTTACTCATCGAGGTTTTAACCACATGTACCAACCATGTCAATGTGCTCTCACTGTCATGTTTCAGGTCTCTGGCAAATACCACACAAACTATGTCTATTAGATTAAGTTTGTGAAGTCGCTCTCTGGTCGGCGGCCAGCCAACATATATTTATCTATCTTTATATTATCTATCCAATGTGTTTGTTACAATTATTCCGTGGTGGAAGAACATCCTTTACTtaagaaaaagtaataataccaAACTGTGGAAATACTCTGTAACAAGTAAAGGTCATGCATTAAAACTGTTACTTATGTAAAAGTAGCCAAAGTATAATGAGAAAATGTGCTTTGAGTATTAAAAGTATCTGCTAATGCAGAAAAACATTATATTAGATGcctattattcatttattcatttaaatgcaggactttactGTTGTACAATTACAAATGAAGTAATGGacttaaaatatctaaatagttgtgagtttattttctgtcattcattcattgactAATAGTTTCAACTGTACttctaaaaactttttttgtatttttttgggaCATTCAAATTATTACAAAACGTAATATTTCCAAAATATAGGTTGttcatatgttttatgtgttattcattttaatatgtaaGGTCACTAAAACTGTCAGGgaaatattgtgatataaaaaatgtaatcaagtaaaaaacaagtaCCACAAATGTGTACTGAAGTACAGTACATGAGCAAATGTATCAAAACTAATACTCATGGTCATGGGTTAACGGTTGATGCTTTGTTACAGAGCTCCATTAACTTCTACCCGACCCACAACGACTCAGCGCTCAAACTGCTGAGTGGGCGCTTCAATAGAGCAGGGATTACGTTATTGGGCGTTCACTGGGGAGTCAACATGGATCAACAGTATGTCCAATGAACAACAATTAATAAGCCAACACTGATTCATAGTTTCTTAGTCTATAGTGCTACATGTATCTGCCCTTGGTAATATTATACCAGAATGGTTTATGaacttaacaaaaacaatagaagTACTGGTGACTGGTAAAGATTAACTCACTCTGAGAGTCTGTGTGATTCAGTTCAGTTAAACACACAGGATCTAATATAGATGATACTGTTTACGTATCGGATGTTTTAATTCCTGCAGCAATCCCTGGCCTCATGTCACATTACATAAAAGTGATTCCAGGGAGTTTGACAACTTGAGGTATACATATTTCAAACTTTGTCAAAACAGAGCACTGGTGTAACTCTGACATGTATTTGAATCAGTAACGGGAGAAAAAATTGGTTGCATTTCTGAATCCCCAATCATCAGTCCAAATTCCAGCAGCACAACCTCACCTTCGTAGGAAGGAATTTTGACCATTGCCTACAAAAGtagttgaaaacatttcagattttgtgtcatattttgtttatttattcacatatgCCATTTTGTTATACTATGGAAGTGTccattaaaaacatgcatgtttAGGACGGGCCAAATGATTGGCCTGTGGTGTTGTTGCTTTTACTaatacaaacaacttcacaccCAACACGGCACTCCCTTGGGTCCTGAGCGATACACCTCTTTAGACATATTTGCATCAAACACCCAAGTCGAGGCTACTCAGAAACACCGGTGAAATACACTctggtttagaaaaaaaaaccgcCACAGGATGTTACTGGATACACTGCTCATTCCGATTTCGCTCACAAAatacaattcaattaaaaatgaaaaaatgtgcaTTATTCTTCATAGaactatataatattaaaaaatgtatttccatctTGAACAGTCTAAGTAAATTTAAGTGCATTGTGTGGATAATGCCTCTTTTTCACTCTTCGCTTGTAGGTAaaagtttgaatgcaggacttttattgtgcAGTATTTATAGTTGTGCTACCAATAGTTAATAGTTTTcctcaagaaaaaaagttgggAGTGCCTCTTCTTTCATGCAAATACCAACATTAGCCAGTTAGCAAAAGGGTGAAAGGTAGTTTGTCTGGGGCCTTAAAATCTCTAACTCCAACCCTGAAATACACGCCCAAGGCACGGTTAATCAATGTGAAACCTAAAGGAGGTAGGTGAAGGCTATTGGAATTTTGTTCTGACATAACCTCTGCAGCTATGAAGTTGCGTGTGGAATAAAGTAATTAGTAGAGGAATTTAGCTGGCAGAAATTTTATTTGTGTCATCAAAGCATTAAGTAATACATTTGGGAAATACAGTCTTAGTCACAAGGTAAAAAACACACCCAAGTTGCTGCTAACAATGAAGTAGGTCAGCTGAGCGGTTCTCAAAATATGAGAATGACatatggacagacagacagacagacagagactccttgtttttttaaagtaagaaTAAGTGATTTTATAAAGGCTCTTTCAAAAAACACTCCATATTGCCAGCAATTTAGTTCTTGTggcattaaaaatgattattaaaagGACATTCCAAAGACATTCCAAAGACTATCCCACCATGTGTATTCGTACATATTTGTTGAATACACATggttgaaaaacacaaacaatacagtGAAACAGTTTAATAGTTAATCAGTCAGACCATtctgttaaaacacaaatcCAACGCAGAAAACTGACAGATGTAACACAAACCACACGGACATGCCCTACAACTAGTGAAGAGGAGATGAGACCTTTACATACTTCTTGCTTTCATGGTTTTTTCCATGAGTCATTTTCAAATTCCAAACACTCGTCATGCACCATCTCCACTCAATCACAGTGTTGTTTGCGAGAAATTGAATCTCCCTTTCAAACCCATCCTTCCTGTTTCACAACAATAGACTCTTACTGGATGTTTTACTATcacacagaggaaaacattttcttatgtGACTTTAAGCAGGTTTGGTTTCTTTCAAATATAATCTAAGGATATCAGTTTAACATCACAATCTACCGAGTAACTGAGATGTTTCCACGTTTCTGTTACACTTAGATCAGCATCTAATTCATTTATGATTTCAAGTTATGCTAATATAAAGTATAATCCCACAATCTGTGATATaattgtgtgtaagtgtgtctgCAATTAGATTATACTTTTTCCAAACATCATTCAGGCCATTGGTTGTTTTTTATCATAGTAATACAATAACATTGATGTACCCTTTTGCTCCGATATGTTCATTGCTTGTAAATTCGCCTTGCTGCTCTGCTGGAAGCCAACACTATGCTGGTGTCCCGGGTCGTATTGCTTGGGCTCACTGGAAGGAAGGGAGGCATGGGAAACCCAAACAGGTTCAACTGATTGCTTTACCAACTACTTTACAACATTTAAGAATTaacttttaaattcatttttacagACCCAAACTGAATCCAAATATAGTAACACAGGTTTTAAAAGCAAATGAATAAAGAATGTTACAGCTCCacatgtttgaatttatttgctAATAAATGATGCGACACAGATTAAAGAGAGATTAACAAACTGGTTTAGGTCAGTTCATCACAATGACTGTCTTTCCCGTAAATGCAGTGCAAACTAAATTCCTTAACTGAAACttcaaattcattttctcttcctggttcaaaacaaaactttcacACCATGAGTGCTATTGTTATGTAGGAAtgttagggtgtgtgtgtgtgtgtgtgtgtgtgtatgtgcgtgatGAGGGACggacatactgtatgtatataagtGCCAGTGTGCCAGTGTCATCTCATCTTTTGCTCAGGACTCAAGCTGTTTTCAGGAGCTCTAGACTGCAGGTGAGTTTCAACATCTGTATCTGCAGGTGTTAACTGTGATGTTTGTTAGCATGTTACTGTGGCTACGGGGCCCTGATCCTTTAAATTCTAatgattttatgattattaatacaCAGACAGATTTGGTTTTCATGTCTAAAGAATTATTGAtatttatgatgatgatgatgatgatgattggtTTCTGATTCCACTGTTGTCTACAGACACCTTCAGCCACCAGAATGTTGTCCTTCCTGTTCTTCACTGTGCTCTGCACCAGCTGTCTGGCTGGTAAGATTTCAACCaatgttttcagtcattttatgCAGATTTCATactttttacacaaacacatatttggTTTCTAATAAGATCTTTGTAAGTAAAGTTGAGTCAAAGAGTAATGGCTTCCTCTTGTCCATCacataatatatttgttttacttctcCAGCCCCCATGATGCACTACTCCTACTCTCCTTCTGTTGGAGGTGGTAGTGGCACTTCCTTCTCCACAGAAGGAGACGGAAGGATCACAGCGATCAGAGTCTGGGAGATCAGCAACGCTTACATCACTGGGTCAGTCTGTCCTCCGTCTTGTCCCGATGTGTAAAGGACTTTGAAGAAATTATTAAGGGGATTAAAGGGTCATAAAAAGCAGGGGGGTTATGGGTTTTTGTTTTAGCTGAAGCAACGGTggtcggatttttttttcttgtaagaGCAGGcatgtgtcatttatttattttctttcaccagctttatattttattttatcttgacCTTGAGCTGCACAGAGCCTGTCACTGACAGTGGTAATAATTGTTCAGTTAGTAGCTCTGGTTCAAAAGCACAGTAGCTGTTACATTTGATTTACAGACATGCTCCCTATATTATCTAATGGGGTatattgtgaaaaatatttattaacaagttaataacacactTTAATGAATCATGTATGCACTTTTCATTTCTATGATTAAATGAGTTGTACCAATTTAATGCTGTTGTATTATTAGCATAAACTAATCGGGTGTTGCAGTGTTCTCTTCTAAGTCAAAGAGACGATCTCTtgaaaggtttaaaaaaagctgaagaGGTTGTTCCTGCACGATTGATTACGATATCTAGCTCCATTATGACTGTACATCTTGTTTTCTATCTGATCATGTCCTCTCATGCATATAATCAGTGTGTTCCCTCTCCCTTGTGTCTGTCCTTGCAGTATTCAGATGCGCTATGGTGGCATTTGGTCTGAAATATTTGGTCGCGCAGTAGGCATCGCACAAGAGCTGAACCTATTTGATGGAGAGTCCATTATTCAGGTCAGAGAGTCACTGATACTAAACTATTAGTTTAGTCTAAACAGAGTTAAGGAAACAttggaaaataactttttatgtaATCGAAACATTTTGATAAGACAatttaatgcaatatttattgacatttatagatattttaatttctttattatcatacacattttttattatactgTTCCAAGGAATATTAGTAGTATGAGTAGCATTTGTTATATATtggatatattttataatattaatattacacTATATCCATTTATGATTATGTAgaacatatatataatttgtttaCTCATCAAGGTTTAACCACACGTACCAACTGTGTAAATGTGCCCTCACTGTCATGTTTCAGGTCTCTGGAAAATACCACACCAACTATGTCTATCAGATAAAGTTCTTGACCTCCACAGGTCGCTCTCTGGTCGCCGGCCAGCCAACATATGTAATTACCTTCTATCCTTTATGTATGTTACAATTATCAATATTAATACTCATGGTCATGTGTTAACTTTTGATTCTTTGTTACAGACCTCATTTAACTTCTACTCGACCCACCCGGATGCAGAGCTCAAACTGCTGAGTGGCCGCTTCAATAGTGCAGGGATTACTTCAGTGGGAGCACACTGGGAAGTCTACATGGATCAAAGCAACAGTACCTATGCCTAAGGAAcaataatgaataattcaatACTGATTAATGATCAGGGTAATATTATGGGTAATATTATACCAGAATGGtttatgaacaaaacaaaaacaacagaagtaCTGGTGACTGTTAAAGATGACCTCAATTTGTGACTCTGTCTGAttcagttaaacaaacaggatCTACTTAACGTGTACATTATAGATGATACTTTTTATGTATCGGATGAAGGGGCTCTAATGAGAATTATTTTGCACATCTGCAGCATTGAAGGAAACAAAGCAGAGATTAATTGCACTGAATACCAAATGTATGTTTAGAAATGCTAAATGTAATGATGACAATATATTGTACAAATGACttagatttttatttcagtgtgttttaaatggTTAGAGAAATCTTTAAATCATTTAGAAAAGGCAGAATTGAGTCTTCTTTCACACAAAGTATACATTCAATGtcttattcctttttttgtgtcctatttctaattttttttaccaacaccAGGAACAAAATTGTCAAAGatttacatgaaataaaaatgaactggAAGCAATATTGTGACAGCTGACTGCTCATTCATGTGTGTGAGGCTACATGCAACCTCCAACATAAAACAGCTAACATGCTGAACATATTTCTTGTCATTATACAATTTAGCTCAGAGTCCACTGTTATTTTGACTACCCTGCGTCCTCAATGAACTAAACTTTACTACTGTTTAGTTACAGAGACAAGATTGATGATAACTTACAAAAGGCCACCAAAGCACTTAAAAGCTAAGCAGCTCAGCTGTATATTGTATTATCTACTTCTACTTAAAAGGAAAAANNNNNNNNNNNNNNNNNNNNNNNNNNNNNNNNNNNNNNNNNNNNNNNNNNNNNNNNNNNNNNNNNNNNNNNNNNNNNNNNNNNNNNNNNNNNNNNNNNNNTTCACTcacaaaatatgacaataaaatatgttaattattCTTTAATGAACTTTCCCTCTTTATCATAAAATTGAAAGCTCCAgtatgaataataattaaataaatgtaaccgTTCAATTATATTTACTTGATGACATTATGGTGAGAattcctctctctcattcttcacTTGAAGAAAAAATTTGAACGCAGGATTTTAACTTTGTGGTACTTGCAGATACAGTCCATGCTGCCAGCAATTTAGTTCTTGTGGAGAGacaatgatgataaaaaaaaatcccttttcaaGGGGAACTTAAAGGGGCATTCTGAAGACTATCCCACCATGtgtatttgttatatttgtagAATATGAACTAATAAGGGCATCATTACCCTAAACAATACCGAGGATATGACATCTGTGTCCACATTGAAGGCAGTATAAGCTTGTGCACAGTGCAATCACTTTTATGCACAAATCATAGATCACACTGCACATGTGGTTGTTTTATATTCCTTTTGGCTGTGGGCTGCTCTGGTCTTGCTTTGTATAATTTGGACATACAAACTTCagtgatgtttttgtcatataCTGTACATCTCTCTGTTGTTCTCTCTGCAGATCATATTGTCAGGCAGTTGTAGTTGTGTTGTAGCTACAACTGCTGAGCTTTAACCTCCCTTTAAAGGCTAAAGCAAGGTGAAagataaaaccaaaaacacaattatatcTAGCATTTAGAGACTGTTGATGTGAAACTTTGCTGACagaaaattcaaataaaaagtagttttttatgTCACTTTTGTTTGTAAGGCCTATCGAACCATTAATAAGGTTTTCCATGAGTCATTTCAAAATTCCAAACACTCATAATGCTTCACCTCCACTCAATCACAGTGTTGTCGTGAGTAACAGAATCTCATTCCTCTCGTTCTTCAACATTATTTTtctaaagaagaaaacattttctggtgTGAAACATGGATTTAAAACTGTAAGGATAACAAGATATTGTACAAATGACTGCTTtttatttctgaatattttcaatgattttcttttttttccatcttttgtcCTCAATGAGCTCAACTTCACTGCTGTTTACTTACAATCTACAAAAAAGCTTGTTGAGAGCAAAGGTGTCCCCCTATATGTCTTCCTCCTAAACACATGACATTCAACAAAGGTATTCCATTACAGTTTCTCTTCAAGTTTTAATTTGACTGAAGCCTTGTCCTGCTCTGAAGTAAGATCTCCATCAGACACATTCCTCAGATAAAGTCTGAACATTGTTGCACCCAAACAACAAGTAATGAAACTATTGTCCTACTTCTGTGGTTTTCCAGGCACAGTAGCTCAGGTAACTGCTTCCTGCAGTGTAGTCAGAAATGCAAAGAACTGAAGCACATGACagatgttgaaaagaaaatggagaggGCCATGGAGAGAATGAGGCAGAGAGgtgacttttaaaatgttcaaagcaTTATTCACCCTTAACTGAAATAATCTCTCATTATACACACATTCTAAGGtagacacacagctgatgtcTTTACAGTGGAGCCTACTCTAAGACAACCAACaagcttttcatttatttatttaaaatttatttccaagtgtttgtgtgacacaATACACACTGAAATGCATATAATTTATGCCGCACATTATCTTCCGTGGTCCCTTCAAACTTCCTTACAAACAGACCCCAGGCAGGTCAGATTGACGGCCACACAGCTACACCTCCTCCACCTTAATGCCACAGTCCCCcagggctgtgtgctcagcCCCCTCCTGTTCATGTTGTACCCCGCTGACTGCAACTCCCGACAAAGTGACTTCTCTTGTTAAGTTTGTAAATGACACTACTGCCATCTGCCAAATTACAAACAACGTTGAGACTTCATATAGAGAGGAATTACACAATGTTCCATGAGGgtgctcagagaacaacctGCTGCTCGACATCAGTAAAACCAAGGAGCTGATTTttgattttagaaaaaaggaggcaaagacacacaccCCTGTTtaatggagctgaggtggagcaaTAAGTAACTAACTAGTAATGAATCGAAATCAGTGtcaggagagaaaatgttgctttgtgCATTTGATTTGTTCAAACTGTGCTTTATAAAGtaagtttgattgattgatcccTAGTCATTAggtatgaaaaatatttaattatgttgCTATTCTTACTAATCGTACCCTGTAATAACTTACAAAATGTCCTCAAAGCACTTATAAAATATGCAACTCAACTTTTTACCACTAactatgtacttttacttcagagGAAAGAATTGTA
It encodes:
- the LOC129109224 gene encoding zymogen granule membrane protein 16-like, whose protein sequence is MYISASVPVSSHLLLRTQAVFRSSRLQTPSATRMLSFLFFTVLCTSCLAAPMMHYSYSPSVGGGSGTSFSTEGDGRITAIRVWEISNAYITGIQMRYGGIWSEIFGRAVGIAQELNLFDGESIIQVSGKYHTNYVYQIKFLTSTGRSLVAGQPTYTSFNFYSTHPDAELKLLSGRFNSAGITSVGAHWEVYMDQSNSTYA